One Mobula birostris isolate sMobBir1 unplaced genomic scaffold, sMobBir1.hap1 scaffold_3334, whole genome shotgun sequence genomic window carries:
- the LOC140192995 gene encoding fish-egg lectin-like, with amino-acid sequence NRCQDVDGEFSQIDAGNGMVFGVDATSFVYTRVGDAWVLFPGRLRHVTVGPAGVWGVGQDMGIYRLAAGGWRNVTGEQLLQLDAGGVGTVWGVDRFGSTHCLRVVRPGPVTTGGSPAFRIQGGRMKYLSCGPQGCWGVSLADDVYHCHAACSSSCLITSWEQVSGKFQMVEVGTDGQVYAVSISNQLYM; translated from the exons cCAACAGATGCCAGGATGTGGATGGGGAGTTCAGCCAGATCGATGCCGGGAACGGGATGGTTTTTGGAGTTGATGCCACCAGCTTCGTGTACACACGCGTCGGAGACGCCTGGGTACTATTCCCCGGCAGGCTCCGGCACGTGACGGTGGGACCGGCAGGGGTGTGGGGAGTCGGACAAGACATGGGCATCTACCGGCTGGCGGCTGGCGGCTGGCGGAACGTCACTG gTGAGCAGCTGCTGCAGTTGGATGCTGGTGGTGTTGGGACCGTGTGGGGTGTGGACCGTTTTGGTTCCACTCACTGCCTGAGGGTGGTTAGGCCGGGCCCAGTGACCACCGGCGGCAGCCCAGCCTTCAGAATCCAGGGCGGCCGGATGAAGTACCTATCCTGTGGGCCACAGGGTTGCTGGGGCGTCTCTCTGGCCGACGACGTCTACCATTGCCACGCGGCCTGTTCCTCCTCCTGCCTCATCACCAGCTGGGAGCAGGTCTCTGGAAAGTTCCAGATGGTTGAGGTGGGCACGGACGGTCAAGTATATGCTGTCAGCATCTCCAACCAACTCTACATGAG